A genomic stretch from Falco cherrug isolate bFalChe1 chromosome 1, bFalChe1.pri, whole genome shotgun sequence includes:
- the NMU gene encoding neuromedin-U isoform X2, which translates to MLVHVSGRFKKFGQGARACPEEWLAGSAGDTAGMAGLCQQPPAATPRRSPRKAGDGGALPGSPLLLLLLLASSMSACKGAPMPSQALEADEDLQLWKEIDDACSAYLSTDSQPQTSSILEELCFLVIGFLQKPQDLDEKDNTKRSSVLHPLLQLVPQLNERRLKRYKVDEELQGPGGIQSRGYFFYRPRNGRRSVDFR; encoded by the exons ATGCTCGTCCACGTGTCAGGGAGATTTAAAAAGTTTGGGCAGGGAGCGAGGGCATGCCCAGAAGAGTGGCTGGCAGGCAGCGCGGGGGACACCGCGGGCATGGCcggcctctgccagcagccgcCCGCAGCCACCCCCCGGCGCAGCCCGAGGAAGGCAGGGGACGGCGGGGCGCTGCCGGGgtccccgctgctgctgctgcttctcctcgCCTCCTCCATGTCTGCTTGCAAAG GTGCACCAATGCCATCTCAGGCACTTGAGGCAGATGAGGATTTGCAGCTGTGGAAAGAG ATAGACGATGCATGTTCTGCCTACCTGTCCACAGATTCTCAGCCTCAG ACATCCAGTATACTGGAAGAACTCTGCTTTCTGGTAATCGGATTTCTCCAGAAACCACAG GATTTAGATGAAAAAGACAACACCAAAAGG TCGTCTGTCCTGCATCCTTTACTGCAACTCGTTCCCCAGCTTAATGAGAGAAGACTGAAGAGATACAAAGTGGAC gaagaactTCAAGGGCCTGGAGGGATTCAAAGCAGAGGCTACTTTTTCTACAGG
- the NMU gene encoding neuromedin-U isoform X1: protein MLVHVSGRFKKFGQGARACPEEWLAGSAGDTAGMAGLCQQPPAATPRRSPRKAGDGGALPGSPLLLLLLLASSMSACKGAPMPSQALEADEDLQLWKEIDDACSAYLSTDSQPQTSSILEELCFLVIGFLQKPQDLDEKDNTKRFLFHYSKTHDSGNSDIMSSVLHPLLQLVPQLNERRLKRYKVDEELQGPGGIQSRGYFFYRPRNGRRSVDFR, encoded by the exons ATGCTCGTCCACGTGTCAGGGAGATTTAAAAAGTTTGGGCAGGGAGCGAGGGCATGCCCAGAAGAGTGGCTGGCAGGCAGCGCGGGGGACACCGCGGGCATGGCcggcctctgccagcagccgcCCGCAGCCACCCCCCGGCGCAGCCCGAGGAAGGCAGGGGACGGCGGGGCGCTGCCGGGgtccccgctgctgctgctgcttctcctcgCCTCCTCCATGTCTGCTTGCAAAG GTGCACCAATGCCATCTCAGGCACTTGAGGCAGATGAGGATTTGCAGCTGTGGAAAGAG ATAGACGATGCATGTTCTGCCTACCTGTCCACAGATTCTCAGCCTCAG ACATCCAGTATACTGGAAGAACTCTGCTTTCTGGTAATCGGATTTCTCCAGAAACCACAG GATTTAGATGAAAAAGACAACACCAAAAGG TTCTTATTTCATTATTCTAAGACTCATGACTCAGGCAACTCAGACATCATG TCGTCTGTCCTGCATCCTTTACTGCAACTCGTTCCCCAGCTTAATGAGAGAAGACTGAAGAGATACAAAGTGGAC gaagaactTCAAGGGCCTGGAGGGATTCAAAGCAGAGGCTACTTTTTCTACAGG